From Anaerohalosphaera lusitana, one genomic window encodes:
- a CDS encoding sensor histidine kinase, translated as MLSNKIKVLLVDDDPVARRSVELRLARYKKRTSFDIVNADSMKTCIEHLKQNSFDIILLDLGLPDSGGLETISRVRSVCATTPTIVLTNNLDAELDIQAIKEGASDYLRKDQIEGDTLFRTIRYALERHEIRQQLRDERDRTLSYLDQAGAIFLAMDTEGKITLINKVGAELLGTEQSEIIGTNWFERFIPRNEQPEKQRIFDEMLQGNIGNFEQFECPVVTVDNEKKTIAWSHSLLKDEAGEINGVLSVGTDITLVRETERQIQEHNRLKSEFVVTITHELRTPLTIFRNVISNALAGVCGKISKKLRRDLEAANEAVDRLANIISDFLDMSRIEAGKMKLELDAVPVKSLINESMRTLEVVLGENNMSQDIILPDEDIYVLADAGKVKQVITNLVDNAAKFVPDCGGKVTLRVVDQNEHVKICVEDNGPGIEQKDTEKVFDKFVQVEKHVGEGTHGTGLGLAICKELVEMHGGRIWVENTESGGACFSFVLPKYEKEKQESEVAEQIDFIRSQIDQIADLCFGTTKNMNKRSHH; from the coding sequence ATGCTTTCGAATAAAATTAAAGTACTTTTGGTAGATGATGATCCGGTAGCGCGTCGGAGTGTCGAACTGCGTTTGGCTAGATATAAAAAGCGTACAAGCTTTGATATAGTCAATGCCGATAGTATGAAAACTTGTATCGAACACCTGAAACAAAATAGTTTTGACATAATTCTGCTTGACCTCGGCCTGCCCGACAGCGGTGGTCTGGAGACGATCTCAAGGGTCAGATCGGTTTGCGCAACCACACCTACTATAGTCCTGACCAATAACCTTGACGCCGAGCTCGATATTCAAGCGATAAAAGAAGGAGCTTCGGATTACCTCAGGAAGGACCAGATTGAAGGAGATACGCTTTTCAGGACGATCAGATACGCACTTGAAAGACACGAAATACGCCAGCAGTTGCGAGATGAACGCGACAGAACGCTGAGCTATCTCGACCAGGCAGGCGCGATCTTCCTGGCGATGGACACCGAGGGAAAGATAACATTGATCAATAAGGTAGGCGCTGAGCTGCTGGGTACCGAACAGAGTGAGATAATAGGAACTAACTGGTTCGAAAGGTTCATACCACGTAATGAGCAGCCGGAAAAACAGCGGATATTCGATGAGATGCTGCAGGGAAACATCGGTAATTTCGAACAGTTCGAATGCCCTGTCGTCACCGTAGACAACGAGAAAAAGACGATCGCCTGGTCACACTCACTTCTAAAAGACGAAGCAGGAGAAATCAACGGCGTACTTAGCGTTGGCACGGACATCACGCTCGTCAGGGAAACGGAAAGACAGATACAGGAACACAACCGACTGAAAAGTGAATTCGTAGTTACGATCACGCATGAGCTGAGAACACCGCTGACGATCTTCCGAAATGTCATTTCAAATGCTCTCGCTGGTGTGTGCGGCAAGATAAGCAAGAAACTGCGCAGGGACCTGGAAGCTGCTAATGAGGCCGTCGACAGACTTGCGAATATAATCAGCGACTTTCTGGATATGTCCCGCATCGAGGCAGGAAAAATGAAACTCGAGCTGGATGCGGTCCCTGTTAAGTCGCTCATAAACGAAAGCATGCGTACACTTGAGGTTGTCCTAGGCGAGAACAACATGTCGCAAGACATCATATTGCCCGACGAGGATATATACGTTCTGGCCGATGCCGGAAAAGTCAAGCAGGTGATCACCAATCTCGTTGACAACGCCGCTAAATTTGTCCCTGATTGCGGGGGCAAAGTAACCCTGCGTGTTGTAGATCAGAACGAACATGTAAAGATCTGCGTGGAGGACAACGGACCGGGGATCGAACAAAAGGATACTGAGAAGGTATTCGATAAATTCGTCCAGGTGGAAAAACACGTTGGAGAGGGAACCCATGGAACGGGACTTGGACTTGCGATATGCAAAGAACTCGTCGAAATGCACGGCGGCAGAATATGGGTTGAGAACACTGAGTCAGGGGGAGCATGCTTCAGTTTCGTGCTTCCCAAGTACGAAAAAGAAAAACAGGAATCGGAAGTTGCCGAACAGATCGATTTCATCCGAAGCCAGATAGATCAGATCGCCGACCTGTGTTTCGGCACAACCAAAAACATGAACAAACGTTCACACCATTGA
- a CDS encoding FHA domain-containing protein, with protein sequence MRLRITQDGRKLNELIFDSGPIYIGRHVGSQIFLPERGVSRKHAVIYEEDNGDWFVEDLDSSNKTFVNDNAVHKSPLNTGDTIGICGFKINVKLMELEKEPAKTPLQLDDTIAHKPASPSSEEIHAEIRNLHSKSAPMLKIPPKRLTELCKAIKCFERCDSIKNLHSEAMSILLSQLAGREAWVGLSDCHGDRFEIEGGRKVSSQRIGRDDLAALEYLEETLEKHHSILIPQLPRAAGGRVVRSVLIAPVLVERKCYGALYVNNSPMHEHYESEDLDYLTLLSVHIAVAVERICEFL encoded by the coding sequence ATGAGGTTGCGTATCACGCAGGACGGACGAAAGCTCAATGAGCTTATCTTCGATTCGGGGCCGATCTACATCGGCAGGCATGTCGGCAGCCAGATATTTCTTCCGGAACGAGGGGTTTCGCGCAAACATGCCGTCATCTACGAAGAAGACAACGGCGACTGGTTCGTAGAGGACCTGGATTCATCTAACAAGACATTCGTGAACGATAACGCTGTTCACAAGAGCCCGTTGAACACCGGCGATACTATCGGGATCTGCGGGTTCAAGATAAACGTAAAACTGATGGAGCTGGAAAAGGAACCCGCAAAGACACCGCTTCAGTTGGACGATACCATCGCACATAAACCGGCAAGTCCCAGCTCCGAGGAAATACATGCCGAGATACGTAACCTGCATTCCAAGTCAGCTCCGATGCTGAAGATACCCCCTAAAAGATTAACGGAGCTTTGCAAGGCGATCAAATGTTTTGAAAGATGTGACAGCATCAAAAATCTGCACAGCGAAGCGATGAGCATACTGCTCAGCCAACTGGCGGGACGTGAGGCATGGGTCGGACTCTCCGATTGTCACGGAGACCGATTCGAGATCGAGGGCGGCAGAAAAGTGAGCAGCCAGCGCATAGGCCGCGATGACCTTGCTGCTTTGGAGTACCTTGAAGAGACTCTGGAAAAACATCACAGCATACTAATCCCCCAGTTACCCCGCGCCGCAGGCGGCCGTGTCGTAAGGTCGGTTCTGATCGCACCGGTACTCGTGGAGAGGAAATGTTACGGAGCACTTTATGTCAACAACTCGCCGATGCACGAGCACTACGAATCCGAGGACCTGGACTATCTGACCCTGCTGTCTGTTCATATTGCCGTGGCTGTTGAGCGTATATGCGAATTTCTTTAG
- a CDS encoding YbhB/YbcL family Raf kinase inhibitor-like protein encodes MTKTLLLLVGTLCIAGCARDRDAAGKGEESEMTIEITSPAFEEGQSIPARYTDDGVNISPPLNWKGLPEEAKSLAIIADDPDAPAKTWVHWVVYNISPESSGLDEGMAKDEKMPDGTMQGMTDFGSVGYGGPAPPSGTHRYFFKIYALDKKLDMSPGAAKDELLKAMGGHIIAQGQLMGTYSRE; translated from the coding sequence ATGACAAAAACATTACTTTTGCTGGTTGGAACATTGTGCATTGCGGGTTGCGCCCGAGACCGGGACGCAGCCGGAAAGGGGGAAGAATCAGAGATGACTATTGAGATCACAAGTCCGGCCTTTGAAGAAGGCCAGTCCATACCTGCTAGATATACGGATGACGGTGTGAATATTTCCCCTCCGTTGAACTGGAAGGGCTTGCCTGAAGAGGCAAAGAGCCTGGCGATCATTGCTGACGACCCGGACGCGCCTGCAAAGACCTGGGTTCACTGGGTGGTTTACAATATCTCGCCTGAATCTTCAGGTTTGGACGAGGGTATGGCCAAAGATGAAAAGATGCCCGACGGTACAATGCAGGGCATGACGGACTTTGGCAGTGTTGGATACGGCGGGCCCGCTCCGCCCAGCGGTACGCATCGGTATTTCTTTAAGATATATGCGCTTGACAAGAAGCTTGATATGTCGCCGGGTGCTGCTAAGGATGAGCTCCTAAAAGCAATGGGCGGTCACATCATAGCTCAGGGGCAGCTTATGGGGACTTACTCGCGTGAGTGA
- the tig gene encoding trigger factor codes for MAEEKEGTQVENVVKVEDAGPCKKRIAVEIPEEKIQNALEEQYSDLRKEAVIPGFRKGRAPRRLIEKRFGSDVSQQVKVQLLAEASEEAIKDQDLNILGDPDIDPDDIELPDAGPMNFDFEVEVRPEFDLPELEGIEVEKQKVEVTEESVDEELMEMRKRAGVWEPKEDGVVEDGNQVIADVVLSVEGEEEPERKDNVEIYAREKAMVAGVSVEKLNELLAGAKEGDVKKTTVEVPKTYFSERFRGKKVDLEITVKDVKKQVPAEIDDEFLGRFGVEDEEELKERIMEAREQQAEQQQRQQMGDQIYQYLLKNTDFEMPESIVADQATRILQRQYSNMLMQGTPKEQMEQQMQELRASSEEQAKEQMKLFFIMDKIADKLDVDVSGEELNGHIAQAAMYRGRRPEKMREEMLRDGSLAQFSLQVRESKCIEQLLEKAEIKEVEGEKKAETKKTAKKKTAKKKKAAPKKSENKDEE; via the coding sequence ATGGCTGAAGAAAAAGAAGGCACACAGGTAGAAAACGTTGTAAAGGTAGAGGACGCGGGCCCCTGCAAGAAGAGGATCGCAGTCGAGATACCCGAAGAAAAAATACAGAACGCATTGGAAGAACAGTACAGTGACCTTCGCAAAGAAGCTGTCATCCCCGGTTTCCGCAAGGGAAGAGCCCCGCGAAGGCTGATCGAGAAGCGTTTCGGCAGCGATGTGAGCCAGCAGGTCAAGGTCCAACTGCTCGCAGAAGCCAGCGAAGAAGCTATCAAGGATCAGGACCTGAACATTCTGGGCGATCCGGACATCGATCCGGACGACATCGAGCTGCCGGACGCAGGTCCGATGAATTTCGATTTCGAGGTCGAAGTCAGACCCGAATTCGACTTGCCCGAGCTTGAAGGCATCGAAGTCGAAAAGCAGAAGGTCGAAGTCACCGAAGAATCAGTCGATGAAGAGCTCATGGAAATGAGAAAGCGGGCAGGCGTCTGGGAGCCCAAGGAAGACGGCGTCGTTGAGGACGGCAACCAGGTCATCGCGGACGTGGTGCTCAGCGTCGAAGGCGAAGAAGAGCCCGAGAGAAAGGACAATGTCGAGATCTACGCCCGTGAAAAGGCTATGGTCGCAGGCGTTTCCGTCGAAAAGCTCAACGAACTGCTGGCAGGCGCAAAAGAAGGCGACGTCAAGAAAACCACAGTTGAAGTTCCGAAAACATACTTCTCCGAGCGTTTCCGCGGCAAGAAGGTCGATCTCGAGATCACCGTCAAGGACGTCAAAAAGCAGGTCCCCGCAGAAATCGATGACGAATTTCTCGGTCGTTTCGGCGTCGAGGACGAAGAAGAGCTCAAGGAACGCATCATGGAAGCCCGCGAACAGCAGGCAGAACAGCAACAGAGACAGCAGATGGGCGACCAGATCTACCAGTACCTGCTCAAGAACACCGATTTCGAAATGCCCGAAAGCATCGTTGCCGACCAGGCGACCAGAATACTCCAGAGGCAGTACAGCAACATGCTGATGCAGGGTACTCCCAAGGAGCAGATGGAGCAGCAGATGCAGGAATTGAGAGCCAGTAGCGAAGAGCAGGCCAAAGAACAGATGAAACTGTTCTTTATAATGGACAAGATCGCCGATAAGCTGGACGTTGATGTAAGCGGTGAAGAGCTCAACGGCCACATCGCACAGGCGGCCATGTACCGCGGACGCAGGCCCGAAAAGATGCGTGAAGAAATGCTGCGAGACGGCTCACTGGCCCAGTTCAGCCTGCAGGTACGCGAATCGAAGTGCATCGAGCAGCTTCTGGAAAAGGCCGAGATAAAGGAAGTGGAAGGCGAAAAGAAGGCTGAAACGAAGAAAACAGCCAAGAAAAAGACAGCCAAAAAGAAAAAAGCTGCACCTAAGAAGTCCGAAAATAAGGACGAAGAGTAG
- a CDS encoding ClpP family protease, whose translation MHLSYPQHQVPKNIEQHMQVSSGYQRTREMTLSDMLLENRVVFMVGEINYPLATDVIMKLLYLDNTKPGSEISLYINSHGGAVDDTMAIYDTMRFIKSPISTFCIGRAQSGAAVILAAGAEGQRHALPHAKIMLHQPWGGVTGQAADIKIQAEEILKAKAEINKILARHTGLNADQIQEETERDKYLSADEAKEYGLIDEVLHEPEEEKKEKK comes from the coding sequence ATGCATTTGAGCTATCCACAACATCAGGTGCCCAAGAACATTGAACAGCACATGCAGGTTTCTTCGGGTTATCAGCGCACACGCGAGATGACCCTTAGCGATATGCTGCTTGAAAATCGCGTTGTCTTCATGGTCGGCGAGATCAACTACCCGCTGGCCACCGACGTGATCATGAAGCTTCTGTACCTGGACAACACCAAGCCGGGCTCGGAAATAAGCCTCTACATCAACAGTCACGGCGGAGCGGTTGACGACACGATGGCGATCTACGACACGATGCGTTTCATCAAATCGCCCATATCCACGTTCTGCATCGGACGGGCCCAGTCGGGCGCAGCGGTTATCCTGGCTGCCGGAGCCGAAGGCCAGAGACACGCCCTGCCGCATGCCAAGATCATGCTTCACCAGCCATGGGGCGGCGTGACCGGCCAGGCAGCGGATATCAAGATCCAGGCCGAGGAGATCCTCAAGGCCAAGGCTGAGATCAACAAGATCCTCGCCAGACACACCGGCCTAAACGCCGATCAGATCCAGGAAGAGACCGAGCGTGACAAGTACCTCAGCGCTGACGAGGCCAAGGAGTACGGCCTTATCGATGAAGTATTGCACGAACCTGAAGAAGAAAAAAAAGAAAAGAAATAG